From the Gallaecimonas mangrovi genome, one window contains:
- a CDS encoding DHA2 family efflux MFS transporter permease subunit has translation MNAQAEVPNRGLLSAALALGTFMQVLDTTIANVSIPTIAGDLGVSADQGTWVITSFAVANGISVPLTGWLMQRYGVVKVFVLSVLLFTLASFLCGVAWSLSSLICFRVLQGAVSGPMIPGSQALLLSLFPPEKKGVGLGIWSMTTLVGPVCGPILGGYISDNFSWPWIFLMNVPIGILCALVCWQGLKHRETPTRKLPIDGIGLGLLIAWVGSLQVMLDKGKDADWFASPFIVGLAVVAVVGFIAFVIWELGEKHPIIDLSLFKNRNFTNGTIALCVGYALFFATVVLQPLWMQSWVGYNATWAGLVAAPSGVVAVILTPFIARNMGKFDARIFATLAYVIFAVSYFMRTYYTNDADPGTYIYPMMVQGAAMSMFFVSLLTILLYGVPDEKVPAASGLSNFARIISGGFATSIVTTLWDRRAALHTSHLADASYNGAPVVDQAVANLTSHGLDKAQAMGALAHQQAAQAYLLSFQDIFWGCCLLSVAAVVLVWLSKRPHGHAPAVAAD, from the coding sequence GTGAACGCACAAGCAGAGGTTCCTAATCGCGGCTTGCTGTCGGCAGCACTGGCGCTCGGCACCTTTATGCAGGTGCTAGACACCACCATTGCTAACGTTTCTATCCCTACTATTGCTGGCGACTTGGGGGTTTCGGCCGACCAAGGCACCTGGGTTATCACCTCCTTTGCGGTAGCGAACGGCATTTCGGTGCCGTTAACCGGCTGGTTGATGCAGCGCTATGGCGTGGTGAAGGTGTTTGTGCTGTCGGTGCTGCTGTTTACCCTAGCGTCGTTTTTGTGTGGGGTGGCCTGGAGTTTGTCGTCATTGATTTGTTTCCGGGTGCTGCAAGGGGCGGTTTCCGGGCCGATGATCCCCGGCTCCCAGGCGTTGCTGTTGTCGCTGTTTCCGCCCGAGAAAAAAGGCGTGGGGCTGGGTATTTGGTCGATGACCACCCTGGTTGGGCCGGTTTGTGGCCCTATCTTGGGGGGCTATATCTCCGATAACTTCTCCTGGCCATGGATCTTCCTGATGAACGTGCCCATCGGCATTTTGTGTGCCTTGGTGTGCTGGCAGGGGCTTAAACATCGGGAAACCCCGACCCGCAAATTGCCTATCGATGGTATTGGCCTTGGCCTGTTGATCGCCTGGGTCGGTAGCTTGCAGGTGATGCTGGATAAAGGTAAAGACGCCGACTGGTTCGCCTCGCCCTTTATTGTTGGCCTGGCGGTGGTGGCCGTGGTGGGTTTTATTGCCTTTGTTATCTGGGAGCTTGGGGAAAAACACCCCATTATCGACCTCAGCCTCTTTAAAAACCGCAACTTTACCAACGGCACCATTGCCCTTTGTGTGGGCTACGCGCTGTTCTTTGCCACCGTGGTGCTGCAACCGCTGTGGATGCAAAGCTGGGTGGGGTATAACGCCACCTGGGCTGGGTTGGTGGCGGCACCTAGCGGTGTGGTGGCGGTGATTTTAACGCCCTTTATTGCCCGCAATATGGGCAAGTTTGACGCCCGCATCTTTGCAACTTTGGCTTATGTAATTTTTGCGGTGTCCTATTTTATGCGCACCTATTACACCAACGATGCAGACCCTGGCACCTACATTTACCCGATGATGGTGCAAGGGGCGGCGATGTCGATGTTCTTTGTGTCACTGCTCACCATCTTGCTTTACGGTGTGCCAGACGAAAAAGTACCGGCGGCGTCGGGGTTATCAAACTTTGCCCGTATTATCTCTGGCGGTTTTGCTACCTCCATTGTGACTACCCTTTGGGATAGGCGGGCGGCGCTGCACACCAGCCATTTGGCGGACGCTTCCTACAACGGTGCACCGGTGGTTGACCAAGCCGTTGCTAACCTTACCAGCCATGGCCTGGATAAAGCCCAAGCCATGGGTGCTCTAGCCCATCAGCAAGCAGCGCAAGCCTACTTGTTGTCGTTCCAAGACATCTTTTGGGGCTGCTGTTTGTTAAGTGTGGCGGCGGTGGTACTGGTGTGGTTGTCAAAAAGGCCCCATGGCCATGCACCCGCGGTAGCGGCCGATTAA
- a CDS encoding sensor domain-containing diguanylate cyclase: MSSHFETDFAHLVNQLVDTVFVVDEAGIIVFISQSCETLLGYSQQEMIGTRIEHYMHPTDIERTLQAAKRVMSGRAHSDFENRYLHKNGQPVNIQWSARWEEKNKLRIGVARDITGSKCAQHIRSALYSITQTAHTKADLPHLCEVIEQTALTLPWIERLRVLFFDKKSQTLQHPSGPADSDGPLHPGSALEIALGQGISVSARQHPTVAWQGLVQAGPSNWLAVPLLRAQQVLGAVILEYPENCAEITREQLHFFASQIAATIERKQADEHLRYLAHHDVLTGLANRGYFYERLGEALKQRQPLLLLYLDLDNFKAINDCHGHHYGDALLTEVAARLCQQLPANALAARVGGDEFTLLLPGHFSQQDIDRLLQQLFAKMAAPAVIENTPLYIAASVGSALAPGDGQDSKSLMRHADSNMYQMKRLRQQA; the protein is encoded by the coding sequence ATGTCCAGCCACTTTGAAACTGATTTTGCCCATCTGGTTAATCAGCTGGTGGATACCGTGTTTGTGGTGGATGAAGCCGGCATCATCGTGTTTATCAGCCAATCTTGTGAAACCTTGCTGGGTTATAGCCAGCAGGAAATGATAGGCACCCGTATCGAACACTACATGCACCCAACTGACATTGAGCGCACCCTACAAGCGGCAAAAAGGGTTATGAGTGGCCGCGCCCATAGCGACTTTGAAAACCGTTACCTGCATAAAAATGGCCAGCCGGTAAACATTCAGTGGTCGGCCCGCTGGGAAGAAAAAAACAAGCTGCGTATAGGCGTGGCTCGAGACATAACCGGCTCCAAATGTGCCCAGCATATTCGTAGCGCCCTTTATTCCATTACCCAAACCGCCCATACCAAGGCCGACCTGCCGCACCTTTGTGAGGTTATTGAACAAACTGCCCTGACACTGCCTTGGATAGAACGGTTGCGGGTGCTGTTTTTTGACAAGAAAAGCCAAACATTACAGCACCCGTCTGGCCCGGCCGACAGCGACGGTCCGCTCCACCCCGGCAGCGCCCTGGAAATCGCCTTGGGCCAGGGCATTAGCGTATCTGCCCGCCAGCACCCAACCGTTGCCTGGCAGGGTTTGGTGCAAGCGGGGCCCAGTAACTGGCTGGCGGTGCCGCTGCTGCGCGCTCAGCAAGTGTTGGGCGCCGTGATATTGGAATACCCGGAAAATTGCGCCGAGATCACCCGCGAGCAACTGCACTTTTTCGCTAGCCAAATTGCCGCCACCATTGAGCGCAAGCAAGCGGATGAGCATCTTCGCTACCTGGCGCACCATGACGTGCTAACGGGCCTGGCTAACCGTGGCTATTTTTATGAGCGCCTTGGTGAAGCACTAAAACAGCGCCAGCCATTGCTGTTGTTGTATCTGGATTTAGATAACTTCAAAGCCATCAACGACTGCCACGGCCACCATTACGGCGACGCCTTGTTAACTGAAGTTGCGGCTCGCCTTTGCCAGCAGCTCCCCGCCAATGCGTTAGCCGCGCGGGTTGGCGGCGATGAATTTACCCTGCTATTACCCGGCCACTTCAGCCAGCAAGACATTGATAGGTTACTGCAACAGCTTTTTGCCAAGATGGCAGCCCCTGCCGTTATTGAAAATACGCCGCTTTATATTGCCGCCAGTGTTGGCTCGGCACTGGCACCCGGTGATGGCCAAGACTCAAAAAGCCTGATGCGCCATGCCGACAGCAACATGTATCAAATGAAAAGGCTGCGTCAGCAGGCATAA
- a CDS encoding GntP family permease — MSLVLILLAIIAFIVVATTKLKMHPFLALLLAAFIAAFAYGLPTATIAKTVSSGFGGILGYIGLVIVLGTIIGVILEKSGAAITMADSIIKVLGERFPGLTMSLIGYLVSIPVFCDSGFVILNSLKESLAKRLEMSSVSMSVALATGLYATHTFVPPTPGPIAAAGNLGLESNLGLVIGIGLVVAIVAALAGLLWASRFKTVDPDGSEHHEQHHDWEALRASYGKLPSAWQAFSPIFVPIILICLGSVAKFPSHPMGSGHLLTLFSFLGDPLPALIIGLVLALPLLKSDNKAQEFSDAIAAGIKSAAPILLITGAGGAFGAVLKASPLGDYLGDTLSALGIGIWMPFIVSAALKTAQGSSTVALVTTSALVAPMMTKLGLDSEMGRALTVMAIGAGAMTVSHANDSFFWVVSQFSRMKVGLAYRAQTMATLVQGITAMVLVYILSLFLL; from the coding sequence ATGTCTTTGGTTCTAATTTTGCTGGCGATCATTGCCTTTATTGTGGTCGCCACCACCAAGCTGAAAATGCACCCCTTCTTGGCGCTGCTCCTTGCCGCCTTTATTGCCGCTTTCGCCTATGGCCTGCCCACGGCAACCATAGCCAAAACCGTTTCCAGTGGTTTTGGTGGCATTCTTGGTTACATTGGCCTGGTAATTGTGCTGGGCACCATTATCGGCGTTATTCTGGAAAAAAGCGGTGCCGCCATCACCATGGCCGACAGCATTATTAAGGTGCTGGGCGAACGCTTTCCGGGCCTAACCATGAGTCTTATCGGCTACCTGGTGTCTATTCCGGTATTCTGCGACTCCGGCTTTGTCATTCTTAACTCGTTAAAAGAATCCCTGGCAAAACGCCTGGAAATGTCCAGCGTGTCCATGAGTGTGGCCCTTGCCACGGGTCTTTATGCCACCCATACCTTTGTTCCACCAACCCCGGGCCCCATTGCTGCTGCCGGTAACTTGGGGTTGGAATCGAACCTTGGGCTGGTGATTGGTATTGGCTTGGTAGTGGCCATTGTTGCCGCCCTGGCTGGCTTGCTGTGGGCGAGCCGCTTTAAAACCGTCGACCCAGATGGCTCTGAACATCACGAACAACACCATGACTGGGAAGCGCTGCGCGCCTCTTATGGCAAGTTGCCTAGCGCCTGGCAGGCATTTTCACCCATCTTTGTTCCTATTATTCTGATTTGCTTAGGTTCTGTAGCCAAATTCCCCAGCCACCCCATGGGTAGTGGCCACTTACTGACGCTATTTAGCTTTTTAGGCGACCCGCTGCCGGCCTTGATCATTGGTTTGGTGTTGGCATTGCCACTACTCAAATCAGACAACAAAGCCCAGGAATTTAGCGATGCCATTGCTGCAGGTATTAAATCTGCAGCGCCGATATTGCTGATCACCGGTGCTGGCGGCGCTTTCGGTGCGGTATTGAAAGCATCCCCCTTGGGCGACTACCTGGGCGACACCTTATCGGCCTTGGGCATTGGTATCTGGATGCCGTTTATCGTCTCGGCGGCCCTAAAGACCGCACAAGGCTCTTCTACCGTGGCACTGGTCACTACCTCTGCCCTGGTTGCCCCGATGATGACCAAGCTGGGCCTTGACAGCGAAATGGGCCGCGCCCTGACCGTAATGGCCATTGGCGCCGGTGCCATGACAGTGTCACACGCCAATGACAGCTTCTTCTGGGTGGTTTCTCAGTTCAGCCGCATGAAAGTGGGCCTGGCCTATCGCGCCCAAACCATGGCCACCTTGGTACAAGGTATTACCGCCATGGTGCTGGTATACATCTTGAGTTTGTTCCTGCTTTAA
- a CDS encoding YfaP family protein — protein sequence MGFLKRLTAICFVVAVAMPAFGAQIRVLSATVDNKRINDAHVIWQREGEADQQTATNASGKAPLSTLADDKNTTLTIEKLGYARLVMPCPCSGLTYALSPIMNDLNQVRVVLTWAGEPRDLDAHLRMFGEHIYFGHRKDVSARLDVDNYNYFGPETITFKSGLLGQRYVYAVNDKTNWHKLTSYALSNSKAKVQVYVGQTLIRTYEVKPNKNALSWVVFAIDEDGNFHDINQYLLLNGEDLSKHMTSLVGSGSFKNQEFASPATIKKAKWFNELGEERYHESHPKHLEQAMYLFIDAVNLYPDYGQAYSNLGLTYQKLHRTAEALWANRKAIALAHGKSRAITQASSYYNIARIYEDKGMLQPALEAYQKANTLRPRAAYEKAIKRLKAQLD from the coding sequence ATGGGCTTTTTAAAGCGCCTAACGGCGATATGTTTTGTGGTGGCAGTGGCAATGCCGGCCTTTGGTGCACAAATACGGGTACTGAGCGCCACCGTTGATAATAAACGTATTAACGATGCCCACGTTATTTGGCAGCGAGAAGGGGAAGCTGACCAGCAAACCGCTACCAATGCCAGTGGTAAGGCGCCGCTGAGTACGCTGGCGGATGACAAAAACACCACCCTTACCATAGAAAAGCTCGGTTACGCACGGCTGGTGATGCCTTGCCCTTGTAGCGGCTTAACCTATGCGTTGTCGCCGATCATGAACGATTTAAACCAGGTGCGGGTGGTGCTGACCTGGGCTGGTGAGCCACGGGATCTGGATGCCCATTTGCGTATGTTTGGTGAGCATATTTATTTTGGCCACCGCAAAGATGTATCGGCCCGTTTAGATGTGGACAATTACAACTATTTTGGCCCTGAAACCATTACCTTTAAATCCGGCTTACTTGGTCAACGCTATGTTTATGCAGTCAATGACAAGACCAATTGGCATAAATTAACGTCCTACGCCTTGAGTAATTCCAAGGCCAAAGTGCAGGTTTATGTAGGCCAAACCTTAATTAGAACTTACGAGGTTAAGCCCAATAAAAATGCCCTTAGCTGGGTGGTATTTGCCATTGATGAAGACGGCAATTTTCACGATATAAACCAATATCTATTGCTTAATGGCGAAGATTTATCCAAGCACATGACAAGCCTTGTAGGCAGCGGCTCTTTTAAAAACCAAGAGTTTGCCAGCCCGGCCACCATTAAAAAGGCGAAATGGTTTAATGAACTGGGCGAAGAGCGCTACCACGAATCTCATCCCAAGCACTTAGAGCAAGCGATGTATTTGTTTATCGATGCGGTAAACCTGTACCCGGATTATGGCCAAGCCTACAGCAACCTAGGGCTAACCTATCAGAAGCTGCATCGCACAGCCGAAGCGTTGTGGGCCAACCGCAAAGCCATTGCCTTGGCCCATGGCAAGTCTCGCGCTATCACCCAGGCCAGCAGCTATTACAACATCGCCCGTATTTATGAAGACAAAGGCATGTTGCAACCGGCATTGGAAGCCTACCAAAAAGCCAATACGTTAAGGCCGCGGGCCGCTTATGAAAAGGCCATTAAGCGCCTTAAGGCGCAGCTTGACTAG
- a CDS encoding MFS transporter, with product MTPTDGLPMPQRVGAILTIALGITIAVLDGVIANVALPTIGNELSATPAESIWIVNAYQLVITMTLLSLSSLGDIIGYRRIYLVGLGLFTVTSGLCAMSDSLTTLTLARVAQGLGAAALMSVNTALLRLIYPRRYLGRGMGINSLVVAVSTAAGPTVAAGILAVASWQWLFAVNVPIGLVALVIGRKYLPFNDGVKEQRFDKISALMNALTFGLFFLALSGFAQGQSLKFVAIEAAATLVVGLFFVRRQLQQPYPLLPVDLLRIPIFALSMCTSISSFCAQMLAMVSIPFYFQRNLGLNEIETGLLLTPWPLATMVLAPIAGRLVEKVHGGLLGGIGMALFATGLFSLAWLPAHPGYLDICLRMVICGAGFGLFQSPNNHTIVSSAPRHRSGGASGMLGTARLVGQTTGAALVALAFNYFSDAGTHVSLLIAGSFAVFAAVVSTLRLSHARAAA from the coding sequence ATGACGCCAACCGACGGCCTGCCCATGCCCCAGCGCGTCGGCGCAATTTTAACCATCGCACTGGGTATCACCATTGCCGTGCTCGACGGCGTCATTGCCAATGTGGCATTGCCCACCATTGGCAACGAACTGAGTGCCACACCTGCCGAATCAATTTGGATAGTTAATGCCTACCAGTTGGTGATCACCATGACCTTGCTGTCGCTGTCATCCCTTGGCGACATCATCGGTTACCGGCGCATTTATCTGGTGGGCTTGGGCCTCTTTACGGTGACATCTGGTCTGTGCGCCATGTCAGACTCGTTAACCACCCTCACCTTAGCCCGGGTTGCCCAAGGCTTGGGCGCTGCCGCGCTGATGAGCGTGAACACGGCGCTGCTGCGGCTGATTTACCCCCGCCGCTACTTGGGCCGCGGCATGGGTATTAACTCGCTGGTTGTAGCGGTCTCAACGGCGGCCGGGCCAACGGTGGCCGCCGGGATATTAGCGGTAGCCTCATGGCAATGGTTGTTTGCGGTGAATGTGCCCATCGGGTTGGTGGCGCTTGTTATTGGCCGCAAGTACTTGCCCTTCAATGACGGCGTTAAAGAGCAGCGCTTTGACAAAATCAGTGCGCTGATGAACGCCCTGACATTTGGTTTGTTCTTTTTGGCTTTAAGTGGCTTTGCCCAAGGCCAAAGCCTTAAATTTGTGGCCATTGAAGCGGCCGCCACTCTGGTGGTTGGGCTCTTTTTTGTGCGCCGCCAGCTACAGCAGCCCTACCCGCTACTGCCGGTCGATCTGCTGCGAATTCCCATTTTTGCGCTATCAATGTGCACCTCTATTAGCTCCTTTTGTGCGCAAATGCTGGCGATGGTGTCCATACCCTTTTATTTTCAGCGCAACCTCGGGCTTAACGAGATAGAAACCGGCTTGCTGCTGACCCCTTGGCCGCTGGCCACCATGGTGTTAGCCCCTATCGCCGGTCGGTTGGTCGAAAAAGTACACGGCGGCCTGTTGGGCGGTATCGGGATGGCGCTTTTTGCCACAGGGCTGTTTTCATTAGCCTGGCTGCCAGCTCACCCCGGATACCTCGATATTTGCTTACGCATGGTGATTTGTGGCGCTGGGTTCGGGCTTTTTCAGTCGCCCAACAACCACACCATTGTCAGCTCTGCTCCCCGTCACCGCAGTGGCGGCGCCAGCGGCATGCTGGGCACCGCCAGATTGGTTGGCCAAACCACCGGCGCGGCGCTGGTGGCACTCGCTTTTAACTACTTCAGCGATGCCGGTACCCATGTATCGTTATTGATTGCCGGTAGCTTTGCGGTATTTGCGGCAGTCGTTAGCACCCTTAGGCTGTCCCATGCCAGGGCCGCCGCGTAG
- a CDS encoding YitT family protein, with protein sequence MSSAVKTPDTSHSIIEDVVAMLIAAVMMSFGVFLLRNSGLVTGGTAGLALLLTHLLPYSFGQIFTVINLPFFYLAWKKMGASFTIRTFVSIVVVSVVTDHLSDVIKIGYVNPLYAAVIGGCMLGVGLLIFFRHKSSLGGFNIFVLYMQERFNIRAGYLQMGLDCTIVVASFFVISPWLLACSVVGAVAMNFILAANHKPGRYTGS encoded by the coding sequence ATGAGCTCAGCCGTTAAAACCCCTGATACCAGCCACTCTATTATTGAAGATGTTGTGGCGATGCTGATTGCAGCCGTCATGATGTCCTTTGGCGTTTTTTTGCTGCGAAATTCCGGCTTGGTCACCGGCGGCACTGCCGGTCTGGCGCTGTTGTTAACCCATTTGTTGCCTTACTCCTTTGGGCAAATTTTCACCGTTATTAACCTGCCATTTTTCTACCTGGCGTGGAAGAAAATGGGTGCCAGTTTCACCATTCGCACCTTTGTCTCCATCGTGGTGGTGTCGGTAGTCACTGACCACTTAAGCGACGTGATTAAAATTGGCTACGTGAACCCGCTTTATGCTGCGGTTATTGGCGGCTGTATGCTGGGTGTGGGATTGCTGATTTTCTTTCGTCATAAGTCCAGCCTCGGCGGTTTTAACATCTTTGTGCTCTACATGCAGGAGCGTTTTAATATTCGCGCCGGTTACCTGCAAATGGGCCTTGATTGCACTATTGTTGTGGCGTCTTTCTTTGTGATTAGCCCTTGGCTGCTGGCTTGTTCGGTGGTGGGTGCTGTGGCAATGAACTTCATCCTGGCCGCCAATCATAAGCCGGGCCGCTACACAGGCTCCTAA
- a CDS encoding GGDEF domain-containing protein produces the protein MLYLLNRLNALLGSAFHRQTPFIQWYLNAKVPQIRYIAFLTASLYVIYAFLEVDLTLSHSALRLWFHAGIVPAMLLLIGLLSFFPAMHGWMRLLLVLAPVGAVFGNLYLNEGFRYSAAFAPELYLNIVWTFAISGLPLWYALLAATSSVTAIVVVFILHGIDGTTEGFSLLTLFWIAAAYLFGFVSAYILESAYKALYRQQQQLHHSASVDSLTELWNRDKMTQLLRSEKANCDSEEGLTMSVIMLDIDYFKEVNDTYGHGVGDKVLSSFAALLKRNVRQQDQVGRHGGEEFFILLPQTNVEQAFTVAQLLRNKINHLEFEDVGNKTASFGVTQYWQGETLSQLLTRADKALYKAKAKGRNCIEVV, from the coding sequence GTGCTCTACTTGCTGAACCGGCTTAATGCATTACTGGGTAGCGCTTTTCATCGCCAAACCCCGTTTATACAGTGGTATCTCAACGCCAAGGTGCCACAGATCCGCTATATCGCTTTCCTCACTGCCTCGCTCTACGTCATTTATGCCTTTTTGGAAGTCGACCTGACCCTAAGCCACTCGGCGCTGCGGCTCTGGTTTCATGCCGGTATCGTGCCTGCCATGTTGCTGCTGATTGGCCTGTTGAGCTTTTTCCCGGCCATGCATGGCTGGATGCGGCTACTGCTGGTACTGGCCCCGGTTGGGGCTGTTTTTGGCAACCTTTATCTCAATGAAGGCTTTCGCTACAGCGCGGCTTTTGCGCCAGAGCTTTACCTTAATATCGTTTGGACCTTTGCTATTTCCGGGCTGCCACTATGGTATGCGCTGTTGGCGGCCACCTCTTCGGTGACGGCTATTGTGGTGGTTTTTATCCTCCACGGTATCGATGGCACCACCGAAGGTTTTTCCTTGCTGACCCTGTTTTGGATAGCAGCGGCTTATCTGTTTGGTTTTGTCAGTGCTTATATTTTGGAGTCGGCTTACAAGGCGCTTTATCGCCAGCAACAGCAACTGCATCACTCGGCCAGTGTTGACAGCCTGACCGAGCTTTGGAACCGCGACAAAATGACCCAGCTGCTGCGCTCAGAAAAGGCGAACTGTGATAGCGAAGAGGGCCTCACCATGTCGGTTATCATGCTCGATATTGACTATTTCAAAGAGGTTAACGACACCTATGGCCATGGTGTCGGTGACAAAGTATTAAGCAGCTTTGCCGCGCTACTGAAGCGCAATGTACGCCAACAAGACCAAGTGGGCCGCCATGGCGGTGAAGAGTTTTTTATTCTGCTGCCGCAAACTAACGTTGAGCAGGCTTTTACCGTTGCCCAGCTACTTCGCAATAAAATTAACCACCTTGAGTTTGAAGATGTCGGTAATAAAACCGCCAGTTTTGGGGTGACCCAGTATTGGCAAGGGGAAACCTTGTCGCAGCTGTTAACCCGCGCCGACAAGGCTCTTTACAAAGCCAAGGCAAAGGGCCGTAACTGCATCGAGGTGGTGTAA
- a CDS encoding glycoside hydrolase family 43 protein — translation MTVLTPLIEQRADPFIYKHSDGYYYFTASVPAYDGIELRRAKTIEGLKNAETVMVWHKPDIGPYSDLIWAPEIHFNLGAWYVYFAAAPSREIKDNLFQHRMYVIRSEDANPLTGRWEFMGQIDTGIDTFCLDATTFSHNGQLYYLWAQKANDIPGNSNLYIAKMDQPWAIASEPVLLTVPEFEWECRGFMVNEGPAVLHKNGKFFITYSASATDENYAMGLLWADENSDLLDPASWHKSKQPVLGSAPEYNIFGPGHNSFTVSEDGSDLLVYHARTYTEIEGDPLWDPNRHTFVKPLRWDENGMPVFGSAALAD, via the coding sequence GTGACTGTATTGACCCCACTCATCGAACAACGTGCCGATCCTTTTATCTACAAGCACAGCGATGGTTATTACTACTTTACCGCTTCGGTGCCAGCCTACGACGGCATCGAGCTGCGCCGGGCTAAAACCATTGAAGGCCTCAAAAACGCTGAAACGGTAATGGTGTGGCACAAACCCGATATTGGCCCCTATTCCGACCTTATCTGGGCACCGGAAATTCACTTTAACCTAGGGGCTTGGTATGTCTACTTTGCAGCGGCGCCCAGCCGCGAGATCAAAGACAACCTGTTCCAGCACCGCATGTATGTGATTCGCTCAGAAGACGCCAACCCACTGACCGGGCGCTGGGAGTTTATGGGCCAAATTGATACCGGCATCGACACCTTCTGCCTGGACGCCACCACCTTTAGCCATAACGGCCAGCTGTATTATCTGTGGGCACAAAAAGCCAATGACATTCCCGGCAACTCCAACCTTTATATCGCCAAGATGGACCAGCCCTGGGCCATTGCCAGCGAGCCGGTGCTGCTAACGGTGCCAGAGTTTGAATGGGAATGTCGCGGTTTCATGGTGAATGAAGGGCCCGCCGTCCTGCACAAAAACGGCAAGTTCTTTATTACCTATTCGGCCAGCGCCACCGACGAAAACTACGCCATGGGCCTGCTGTGGGCCGATGAAAACAGTGATTTGTTAGACCCGGCAAGCTGGCATAAATCCAAGCAGCCAGTGTTGGGGAGTGCTCCTGAATACAACATTTTTGGCCCGGGGCATAACAGCTTTACCGTCAGTGAAGATGGCAGCGATCTGCTGGTTTATCACGCCCGCACCTATACCGAAATCGAAGGCGATCCGCTCTGGGATCCTAACCGTCACACCTTCGTTAAACCGCTACGCTGGGATGAAAACGGCATGCCCGTTTTTGGTAGCGCGGCCTTGGCCGATTAA
- a CDS encoding MFS transporter, with product MAVNVVMSSMMLIITFFYTDVFGMKASDVGLLLLLVRFIDAFTDPMMGMITDRYTTRWGRYRPYFLVVSVPFGIAVFLTFSTPDWDYNAKLVWAYATYIFVTLMFTAVTIPYISIIGVLTDDPQERLSANGYRLFFAKIAAFLVTIIVPILAEDWGGKAHMAAGYQAAMGIMALMATLLFLFCFFTTTERVEHKVEKKPFFEQLAILRKNDQWLVLCAVCVVGTIGYVIRGSVAAYYAKYYLGGDAKMMSAFMSTGVVAAILAMVVSTWITKRFCKVKLFRISQIAVAVISVVMYFAVGQQDVVLAFVIYFLLSLVVDLHAPVFWSAIAEAVDYGQAKTGKRVSGLAFGGISFCQKAGMGIAGFVVGSLLTFFHYQPDQAQSAYTLNGIALMLSVIPGVFHFLMGALMYRYKITDSFYQEIKKGVLEDDTPEEQAVAVDNRQFMNAK from the coding sequence ATGGCCGTCAATGTGGTGATGTCGTCGATGATGTTAATCATCACCTTCTTCTACACCGATGTCTTTGGCATGAAGGCCTCAGACGTTGGCTTGCTGTTACTGTTGGTGCGTTTCATCGACGCCTTTACCGACCCGATGATGGGCATGATAACCGACCGCTATACCACCCGCTGGGGTCGCTATCGCCCTTACTTCCTGGTGGTATCTGTGCCCTTTGGCATAGCGGTGTTTTTAACCTTCAGCACCCCCGACTGGGACTACAACGCCAAGCTGGTTTGGGCCTACGCCACCTACATCTTTGTGACGCTGATGTTTACTGCGGTCACCATTCCCTACATTTCCATCATCGGCGTGTTGACCGACGATCCCCAAGAGCGGCTCTCCGCCAATGGCTACCGGCTATTTTTCGCAAAGATAGCCGCCTTTTTAGTCACCATTATCGTGCCTATTCTGGCCGAAGACTGGGGTGGTAAGGCACACATGGCCGCCGGTTATCAGGCTGCCATGGGCATCATGGCGCTGATGGCAACCTTGTTGTTCTTATTCTGCTTTTTCACCACCACCGAGCGGGTAGAACACAAGGTAGAAAAAAAGCCCTTTTTTGAACAACTGGCTATCTTGCGCAAAAACGACCAATGGCTGGTGCTCTGTGCGGTCTGTGTTGTCGGCACCATCGGCTACGTGATCCGTGGCTCGGTTGCCGCTTACTACGCCAAATATTATTTGGGTGGCGATGCCAAAATGATGTCGGCCTTTATGTCTACCGGGGTGGTGGCGGCGATTTTGGCCATGGTGGTGTCCACCTGGATCACCAAGCGCTTTTGTAAGGTCAAACTGTTCCGTATTAGCCAAATTGCCGTCGCGGTGATTTCGGTAGTGATGTACTTTGCCGTTGGCCAACAAGATGTAGTACTGGCTTTTGTTATTTACTTTTTGCTGTCGCTGGTGGTGGACTTGCACGCACCGGTATTTTGGTCAGCCATTGCCGAAGCGGTTGATTACGGCCAAGCCAAAACCGGCAAACGGGTATCAGGCCTTGCCTTTGGTGGCATCAGTTTCTGCCAAAAAGCCGGTATGGGTATTGCGGGCTTTGTGGTCGGTAGCCTGCTGACCTTTTTTCATTACCAACCAGACCAGGCACAAAGCGCCTATACCCTTAACGGTATTGCCCTGATGCTGTCGGTTATTCCCGGTGTGTTTCATTTTCTGATGGGCGCGCTGATGTACCGCTACAAAATCACCGACAGCTTCTATCAGGAAATTAAAAAGGGCGTACTCGAAGATGACACCCCCGAAGAGCAGGCGGTTGCCGTCGACAATCGCCAGTTTATGAATGCTAAGTAA